One genomic region from Amycolatopsis sp. FBCC-B4732 encodes:
- a CDS encoding maleylpyruvate isomerase family mycothiol-dependent enzyme — MIQELIAAERRELAVVLDGLSPGDWVTPTLCAGWRVPEVVAHMTMPFRFSTGRFVRELVKSGGRFHAMADRVARRDAAELSREALVASLRDNADHLWRPPGGGAEGALSHDVIHGLDITTALGLERRVPPERLEVIFAAMKPKQVKYFGTDLDGVALRADDLDWSYGTGTPLTGAAQDLLLVLCNRRLPAGRLRGEPSARFTTV; from the coding sequence ATGATCCAAGAGCTGATCGCCGCCGAGAGGCGGGAGCTGGCCGTCGTGCTGGACGGGCTTTCGCCCGGTGACTGGGTGACGCCGACCTTGTGCGCCGGCTGGCGGGTGCCCGAGGTCGTCGCGCACATGACCATGCCGTTCCGGTTCTCGACCGGGCGGTTCGTGCGTGAGCTGGTGAAGTCCGGCGGGCGCTTCCACGCCATGGCTGACCGCGTTGCCCGCCGGGATGCCGCTGAACTGTCGCGCGAGGCGCTGGTCGCCTCGCTGCGCGACAACGCCGACCACCTCTGGCGGCCGCCGGGCGGTGGGGCGGAAGGCGCCTTGAGCCACGACGTGATCCACGGGCTGGACATCACGACCGCCCTCGGTCTCGAACGGCGTGTTCCACCGGAGCGCCTCGAGGTGATCTTCGCTGCGATGAAGCCGAAGCAGGTCAAGTACTTCGGGACCGACCTGGACGGCGTTGCCCTGCGCGCCGACGACCTCGACTGGTCGTACGGCACCGGTACCCCGCTCACCGGGGCGGCCCAGGACCTGTTGCTCGTGCTGTGCAATCGGCGGTTGCCCGCCGGGCGTCTTCGAGGCGAGCCGAGCGCGCGTTTCACCACGGTCTGA